Proteins from a genomic interval of Streptomyces fodineus:
- a CDS encoding CBS domain-containing protein codes for MYGTPDIVSDVMTQTVAAVGRRAPFKEIVQLMQDWQVSALPVLEGEGRVVGVVSEADLLPKEELRDDPDVGYLQLRQPVDIAKAGALTAGDLMSSPAVTVRADATLAEAARTMAREGVKRLPVVDDAGLLAGVVSRADLLKVFLRDDEDIAEEVRREIASYLFPPPSSAVHVEVNDGVVTLTGRIRDAALVPVAARLVRSVEGVVDVEFDLAHDPAAR; via the coding sequence ATGTACGGCACTCCCGACATCGTCAGCGATGTCATGACCCAGACGGTCGCGGCCGTGGGGCGGCGCGCTCCCTTCAAGGAGATCGTCCAGCTGATGCAGGACTGGCAGGTCAGCGCCCTGCCCGTGCTGGAGGGCGAGGGCCGGGTGGTGGGCGTGGTCTCCGAGGCCGACCTGCTGCCCAAGGAAGAGCTCCGGGACGACCCTGATGTGGGCTATCTCCAGCTGCGGCAGCCCGTCGACATCGCGAAGGCCGGCGCCCTCACCGCGGGCGACCTCATGTCCTCGCCCGCCGTCACGGTCAGAGCGGACGCCACCCTCGCCGAGGCCGCGCGCACCATGGCCCGAGAGGGCGTCAAGAGGCTGCCCGTAGTGGACGACGCCGGTCTGCTGGCGGGTGTCGTCAGCCGGGCCGACCTGCTCAAGGTCTTCCTGCGCGATGACGAGGACATCGCCGAGGAGGTGCGGCGCGAGATCGCCTCGTACCTCTTCCCTCCGCCGTCGTCGGCCGTCCATGTGGAGGTGAACGACGGTGTCGTGACGCTCACCGGCCGGATCCGTGACGCCGCCCTCGTCCCTGTGGCCGCGCGGCTGGTCAGGTCGGTCGAAGGGGTGGTTGACGTGGAGTTCGACCTCGCTCACGACCCCGCAGCGCGATAG
- a CDS encoding universal stress protein — MRTSGTWWLEAAVSRPAERRPIVVGVDPDPAHRMALAWAADEAARRRLPLRAVHVEGVPTRGYRGREVPPSWEGWNEALHKAGQQVLEEATDFVSARRPQLEVESLLAEGDPVWVLREQSRDATAVVLGSRHLSRKQDVFGSASVALPVMAHTRCPLVVVPEPEHITEEPAYFVVGVDGGEHSGAAVDVAFEEAALRGAELRALLVWEPGPLRIFDEHEPQQECRRLLSEIVAGRHACYPEVDLRHEVLVGHPVQVLADASAHALGLVVGTRGRGGFTGMLLGSVSQGVLHHAGCPVIAVPTRG, encoded by the coding sequence ATGCGTACATCCGGCACTTGGTGGCTGGAGGCGGCCGTGTCCCGGCCCGCTGAGCGTCGACCGATCGTGGTGGGCGTCGATCCTGATCCCGCTCATCGGATGGCACTGGCCTGGGCCGCCGACGAGGCCGCCCGCCGTCGGCTGCCGTTGCGTGCCGTCCATGTCGAGGGCGTCCCCACCAGGGGCTACCGGGGGCGGGAGGTCCCGCCCTCGTGGGAGGGTTGGAACGAGGCGCTGCACAAGGCCGGGCAGCAGGTGCTGGAGGAGGCCACGGACTTCGTGTCGGCCCGGCGCCCGCAACTCGAGGTGGAGTCTCTGCTCGCGGAGGGCGACCCGGTGTGGGTGCTGCGTGAGCAGAGTCGCGACGCCACCGCCGTCGTGCTGGGATCGCGGCACCTGAGCCGGAAACAGGACGTGTTCGGCTCCGCGTCGGTCGCGCTGCCCGTCATGGCACATACGCGCTGTCCCCTGGTGGTGGTCCCCGAGCCGGAACACATCACCGAGGAGCCCGCGTACTTCGTCGTCGGCGTCGACGGCGGCGAGCACTCCGGTGCCGCGGTCGACGTGGCGTTCGAGGAAGCGGCTCTGCGCGGTGCCGAGCTGCGGGCCCTGCTCGTGTGGGAGCCCGGTCCGCTCAGGATCTTCGACGAGCACGAGCCGCAGCAGGAGTGCCGACGGCTGCTCTCCGAGATCGTGGCAGGCCGCCACGCCTGCTACCCCGAGGTGGACCTGCGCCACGAAGTCCTTGTAGGGCACCCGGTCCAGGTGCTCGCCGATGCCTCGGCACATGCGCTGGGGCTGGTGGTGGGGACCCGAGGCCGTGGAGGCTTCACCGGCATGCTGCTGGGCTCGGTCAGCCAAGGTGTGCTGCACCACGCCGGCTGCCCTGTCATCGCGGTCCCGACACGTGGGTGA
- a CDS encoding DUF1918 domain-containing protein, with protein MSAPAPVKNHDQAAPETGPRPEATGASMRANVGTEIVVRGTTAGVVARDGEIVGLDHQGASPPSDVRWAGNGRVTLYFPGPDAYIRHLVAGGGRVPAR; from the coding sequence ATGTCCGCTCCCGCACCGGTGAAGAACCATGACCAGGCCGCACCCGAGACCGGCCCCCGCCCCGAGGCGACCGGCGCATCCATGCGCGCCAACGTGGGCACCGAGATCGTCGTACGCGGGACCACGGCCGGGGTCGTCGCACGGGACGGCGAGATCGTCGGTCTCGATCATCAGGGCGCCAGTCCGCCCTCCGACGTGCGCTGGGCCGGCAACGGGCGGGTGACCTTGTACTTCCCGGGTCCGGATGCGTACATCCGGCACTTGGTGGCTGGAGGCGGCCGTGTCCCGGCCCGCTGA
- a CDS encoding Hsp20/alpha crystallin family protein gives MATLARKQRFPFPDMQDWFEAIPSKFSMPALRIEDYTEGDRYVMRAELPGIAAEDIDVVISDGVLTVEAERTERDIDKNHNEIRYGAVSRSVTLPPGADEDDVQADYTDGMLTVSVGLGAEKAEAKHIEIRHGD, from the coding sequence ATGGCCACACTGGCACGGAAGCAGAGGTTCCCGTTCCCGGACATGCAGGACTGGTTCGAGGCCATCCCCAGCAAGTTCTCGATGCCTGCTCTGCGTATCGAGGACTATACGGAGGGTGACCGATACGTCATGCGCGCCGAGCTTCCCGGCATTGCTGCCGAGGACATCGACGTCGTCATCAGTGACGGTGTACTGACGGTCGAGGCCGAACGCACCGAACGGGACATCGACAAGAACCACAACGAGATCCGGTACGGCGCGGTGAGCCGCAGTGTGACGCTGCCGCCCGGCGCCGACGAGGACGACGTCCAGGCCGACTACACCGACGGCATGCTCACCGTCAGCGTGGGTCTGGGCGCCGAGAAGGCGGAGGCGAAGCACATCGAGATCCGGCACGGCGACTGA
- a CDS encoding IS630 family transposase, with the protein MSRGPRAVEVVLSDEERAELLRWAGGAVAPRLAERARIVLACADGKPNTRVAAEFKVTADTVRKWRSRFAARRMAGLADEPRPGRRKSELVLSDDERAQLTRWARRAKTAQFLALRARIVLRCAEGGTNKQVAAELGVSEQSVNRWRARFVKRRLDGLVDEPRPGRPPSILLDQVEDVVVATLESAPGQDTHWSRASMAARTGLSKSTIGRIWKKFDLKPHLQDAFKLSTDPQFVAKVVDVVGLYHNPPEKAVVLCVDEKSQIQALDRSQPVLPMMPGMPERRTHDYLRHGITSLFAAFNIADGTVIGELHRRHRAVEFKKFLVTIDKAVPAGLDVHLVCDNYATHNTPEIKTWLGKHPRFHVHCTPTGSSWINQVERWFGLLTDKLIRRGVHTSVKALEEDIRAWIDSWNENPRPFTWTKTADEILKSLADYLTKLTPPATENQRET; encoded by the coding sequence ATGTCTCGGGGTCCTCGTGCCGTCGAAGTTGTGCTGTCCGATGAGGAGCGCGCCGAGTTGTTGCGCTGGGCGGGCGGGGCAGTGGCGCCCCGTCTCGCCGAGCGGGCACGCATCGTCTTGGCGTGTGCGGATGGGAAGCCGAATACGCGTGTGGCGGCGGAGTTCAAGGTAACCGCGGACACGGTGAGGAAGTGGCGCTCGCGGTTTGCTGCCCGGCGGATGGCCGGGCTTGCGGATGAGCCGCGGCCGGGCCGACGCAAGTCGGAGCTGGTGCTCAGTGATGACGAACGGGCTCAGCTGACGCGTTGGGCGAGGCGCGCGAAGACCGCGCAGTTTTTGGCTCTGCGCGCGAGGATCGTGCTGCGGTGCGCGGAGGGCGGGACGAACAAGCAGGTGGCGGCCGAGCTCGGGGTGAGCGAGCAGTCGGTGAACCGCTGGCGGGCCCGGTTCGTCAAGCGGCGGCTGGACGGTCTGGTCGACGAGCCGCGGCCCGGCCGGCCGCCGTCCATCCTGCTCGACCAGGTCGAGGACGTGGTCGTCGCGACGCTGGAATCCGCCCCGGGCCAGGACACCCACTGGTCGCGGGCCTCCATGGCCGCCCGCACCGGGCTGTCGAAGTCCACCATCGGGCGGATCTGGAAGAAGTTCGACCTCAAGCCGCACCTGCAGGACGCCTTCAAGCTCTCCACCGACCCGCAGTTCGTCGCGAAGGTCGTCGACGTCGTCGGCCTGTACCACAACCCGCCGGAGAAAGCCGTGGTGTTGTGCGTGGACGAGAAGAGCCAGATTCAGGCGCTGGACCGCTCGCAGCCGGTGCTGCCGATGATGCCGGGCATGCCCGAACGGCGCACCCACGACTACCTGCGACACGGCATCACCAGCCTGTTCGCCGCCTTCAACATCGCCGACGGCACTGTCATCGGTGAACTGCACCGCCGCCACCGGGCCGTCGAGTTCAAGAAGTTTCTGGTCACGATAGACAAGGCGGTTCCTGCCGGGCTCGATGTGCACCTGGTGTGTGACAACTACGCCACCCACAACACCCCCGAGATCAAGACCTGGCTCGGCAAGCACCCCCGCTTCCATGTCCACTGCACTCCGACCGGCTCTTCCTGGATCAACCAGGTCGAGCGGTGGTTCGGCCTGCTCACCGACAAGCTCATCCGCCGAGGCGTCCACACCTCGGTGAAGGCGCTGGAGGAGGACATCAGGGCCTGGATCGACTCATGGAACGAGAACCCCCGGCCCTTCACCTGGACCAAGACCGCCGACGAGATCCTCAAATCCCTCGCCGACTACCTCACCAAGCTCACTCCGCCAGCCACCGAAAATCAGCGAGAGACTTAA
- a CDS encoding Acg family FMN-binding oxidoreductase — protein sequence MTAEPPDVNAVTALVADAAAAPSLHNAQPWAFGYLRQIGVLRLFADPERALPRTDPENRGLHIGCGAALLNLRVAAAAAGLAPVVRLLPDPAYPEFLAEVQLCGTGPPDGALAQLGPAIRRRHSSRLPFRDEGIPAAVREKLSEAARDEGAQLLFPGAWHAQSILELVRDAEESEALDPDVREETARWTHTELPHAAGAADGIPGEAFGPRQRGTSAPVRDFAVGRPVPGRGWAPFEKNPHIALLGTARDDPADWLTAGQALERVLLRATADGLVASVTSQPLEWPEIRWAVRDPVSAMAHVQMVIRLGYGPEGPASPRRPVADLLHVL from the coding sequence GTGACTGCAGAACCTCCGGATGTGAACGCCGTGACCGCGCTCGTGGCGGATGCCGCCGCGGCGCCCTCGCTGCACAACGCCCAGCCCTGGGCGTTCGGTTACCTGCGGCAGATCGGCGTCCTGCGCTTGTTCGCCGACCCGGAGCGCGCCCTGCCGCGAACCGACCCGGAGAATCGAGGCCTGCACATCGGGTGCGGCGCCGCGCTGCTCAACCTGCGGGTGGCCGCCGCGGCGGCGGGGCTGGCGCCGGTCGTCCGGCTGCTGCCCGACCCCGCCTACCCGGAGTTCCTCGCCGAGGTGCAGCTGTGCGGCACCGGGCCGCCCGACGGGGCGCTCGCCCAGCTGGGTCCTGCGATCCGCCGCCGTCACTCCAGCCGCCTTCCCTTCCGCGACGAGGGAATCCCCGCCGCCGTGCGGGAGAAACTGTCCGAAGCGGCCCGCGACGAGGGAGCGCAGCTGTTGTTCCCCGGGGCATGGCATGCGCAGTCGATCCTGGAACTGGTGCGGGACGCGGAGGAAAGCGAGGCGCTCGACCCGGACGTGCGCGAGGAAACGGCGCGCTGGACGCACACAGAGCTGCCGCATGCCGCTGGGGCGGCCGATGGCATCCCCGGCGAGGCGTTCGGCCCCCGGCAGCGTGGTACCTCAGCACCGGTGCGCGACTTCGCCGTCGGCCGTCCGGTGCCCGGGCGTGGCTGGGCGCCCTTCGAGAAGAACCCGCACATCGCCCTGCTGGGTACGGCCCGCGACGATCCTGCCGACTGGCTCACGGCCGGTCAGGCACTGGAGCGAGTCCTGCTCCGGGCCACCGCGGACGGGCTGGTCGCCTCGGTCACCTCCCAGCCTCTGGAGTGGCCGGAGATCCGGTGGGCCGTCCGCGACCCCGTCTCGGCGATGGCGCACGTCCAGATGGTGATCCGGCTCGGCTACGGCCCCGAAGGCCCCGCGAGCCCACGGCGGCCGGTGGCCGATCTGCTCCACGTCCTCTGA
- a CDS encoding universal stress protein, translated as MSRTVTVGLDDSPESRAAAEWAAREALLRGLPLKIVHVCEPVPRRVAETPLFDPDAYRRWAEAMAHESADGIRLRHPGIAVTTEQLTGTVADVLCEAAGFAELLVLGSRGLGGLSAFMVGSVSLGVVTRAERPVVLVRAGEQAADEHKMDPAGVPSAAAPFRPVVLGLDIDHPDDTLLEFAFDAAARRQAPLRAVHAWPEPPTSFYRFSGDAELYDSLERGQVTLLSKVLRPWRQKFPDTEVIEASRCGSAAQVLVDDSRDASLVVVGRHIRTGSFGAHIGHVTHAALHHIAAPVAVVAHS; from the coding sequence ATGTCCCGAACCGTCACGGTAGGTCTCGACGACTCGCCCGAGAGCCGGGCCGCGGCCGAGTGGGCGGCCCGCGAAGCGCTGCTGCGTGGCCTCCCCCTGAAGATCGTGCACGTCTGTGAGCCGGTGCCCAGGCGCGTGGCCGAGACCCCGCTGTTCGACCCCGACGCCTACCGGCGCTGGGCCGAGGCGATGGCACACGAGTCCGCGGACGGCATCCGGCTGCGCCACCCCGGCATCGCGGTGACCACCGAGCAGCTCACGGGGACCGTGGCCGACGTCCTGTGCGAGGCGGCGGGCTTCGCCGAACTGCTGGTGCTGGGCTCGCGGGGCCTCGGCGGGCTCAGCGCGTTCATGGTCGGCTCGGTGAGTCTCGGCGTCGTGACCCGCGCCGAGCGTCCGGTGGTGCTGGTGCGCGCGGGGGAGCAAGCCGCTGACGAGCACAAGATGGATCCGGCGGGCGTGCCGTCCGCCGCCGCGCCCTTCCGGCCCGTCGTGCTCGGTCTCGACATCGACCACCCGGACGACACGCTGCTGGAGTTCGCCTTCGACGCCGCCGCCCGCAGGCAAGCCCCTCTGCGGGCCGTCCACGCCTGGCCCGAGCCGCCGACCTCCTTCTACCGCTTCTCCGGCGACGCCGAACTCTACGACTCGCTGGAGCGCGGTCAGGTCACCCTCCTGAGCAAGGTGCTGCGTCCCTGGCGGCAGAAGTTCCCGGACACCGAGGTCATCGAGGCGAGCCGGTGCGGAAGTGCCGCGCAGGTCCTCGTCGACGATTCCCGTGACGCCTCCCTGGTGGTCGTCGGCCGGCACATCCGCACCGGTTCGTTCGGTGCCCACATCGGCCATGTCACTCACGCCGCCCTGCACCACATCGCCGCCCCCGTTGCGGTCGTTGCGCACAGCTGA
- a CDS encoding polyketide synthase — MAAYLCPPAVIHGGHAVETRQIVAEVRERHPHAAWAPRIDGIAASTGIETRGWMLPLEAAVAPGNGGGLRAVGIGSAQEALARDGFTQQDVDRVITALEAIPGPQTVQERTAPAWEAVQSYGERAARGALQIAGLDAADIDCLITSNSTTPALPGLDIALANKLELRNDVMLLPATQWACIAGTRSLALAADLVAADPDRVVLVVIAEALSTTYQPADDTLESLIVRLLFADTAVAAVVTGRARRESVLRLDAAWHHTLPGTQDLHRLDTRADGTHFVMDRRGPRAVQETVTAMWEWLRVRYQDEPDSWHPDVLLAHPGGTRVLEYMEQTMPDAWPSGLLDYSRDSYTTGNRGGAAVFDIMRRAHDAGQKPGSRAVLYAAAPGLTATALEGEWL, encoded by the coding sequence ATGGCCGCTTACCTCTGCCCTCCTGCCGTGATACACGGCGGGCACGCCGTGGAGACCAGACAGATCGTGGCGGAGGTGCGTGAGCGGCATCCGCATGCGGCGTGGGCGCCGCGGATCGACGGCATCGCGGCCAGCACGGGCATCGAGACCCGCGGGTGGATGCTGCCGCTGGAGGCCGCCGTCGCGCCCGGCAACGGCGGCGGCCTGCGGGCTGTCGGCATCGGGTCGGCCCAAGAGGCGTTGGCACGCGACGGGTTCACCCAGCAGGACGTGGACCGCGTGATCACCGCACTTGAAGCGATACCCGGGCCGCAGACCGTCCAGGAGCGCACCGCACCGGCCTGGGAGGCCGTGCAGTCCTATGGGGAGCGTGCGGCGCGCGGGGCCCTGCAGATCGCCGGGCTGGACGCAGCAGACATCGACTGTCTGATCACCAGCAACTCCACCACCCCGGCGCTGCCGGGTCTGGACATCGCCCTGGCGAACAAGCTTGAGCTTCGCAACGACGTGATGCTGCTGCCGGCCACGCAGTGGGCCTGTATCGCGGGGACCCGCTCCCTGGCACTGGCGGCGGATCTCGTGGCCGCGGACCCCGACCGGGTGGTCCTGGTCGTGATCGCGGAGGCTCTGAGCACGACCTACCAGCCCGCGGACGACACCCTCGAGTCCCTGATCGTCCGGTTGCTGTTCGCGGACACCGCGGTCGCCGCGGTGGTCACGGGCCGCGCGCGCCGCGAGTCGGTGCTGAGGCTGGACGCCGCCTGGCACCACACGCTGCCCGGCACCCAAGACCTGCACCGCCTGGACACGCGGGCGGACGGCACCCACTTCGTGATGGACCGGCGAGGGCCGCGCGCCGTACAGGAGACGGTCACTGCGATGTGGGAGTGGCTGCGCGTCCGCTACCAGGACGAACCCGACTCCTGGCACCCCGACGTACTGCTGGCGCACCCGGGCGGGACCCGGGTGCTGGAGTACATGGAGCAGACGATGCCCGACGCGTGGCCGTCGGGGCTGCTGGACTACAGCCGGGACAGCTACACCACCGGCAACCGCGGAGGCGCCGCCGTGTTCGACATCATGCGGCGGGCGCACGATGCCGGGCAGAAGCCAGGCAGTCGCGCCGTCCTGTACGCGGCCGCACCGGGCCTCACCGCCACCGCCCTGGAAGGGGAGTGGCTGTAG